From the genome of Ptychodera flava strain L36383 chromosome 20, AS_Pfla_20210202, whole genome shotgun sequence, one region includes:
- the LOC139120604 gene encoding RRP12-like protein, which yields MARGPGRIKGGKGKRWKKGHSSSSNPQTKSHRQNAKSRFFHQTTAGGSGLTETALKRHNQAVLDDDDVEIQDVDKQTVSDRSCGTFMSGLTDCTNPTFDKVKKFWDNNSASHKEICAVLAAVTEVIRAQGGKETETEYFAALVTTLETVDTEESKAAVLYLLNMVMKRIAPSVLKSRFSMVSKPLLEILAQHSGTAVSPLLRSTLSCLATLLRVQEIAVWNDASTLQVYHGILSFSIHPKPKVRRAAHQAVCAILKGSTFMSQGDPPPYHPAASATAKFCIQQIEDTGGAGEAHATLHVLGLLKDILGVFPQSSLKSTCETILRVMTLSNVLVMSCAMQALHGMFLLKPKPSSLPADLNAQLINALYDYQPSENDVQPSLAWLAVMEKAHNNLQRVDERLCISHLPRIFSTAMKCFASEKREITQAATQTLKELLQHCVKPAAERLQNEVKSAPSGCLTSGHKMFKAVESGLAYKYHASWGLVLQVLGVFFEVLGKECPEMMKKCLQSIADLRNTHQFLYIYELDKAVGMAVRTMGPRMVLEAIPLQVTGNEDNYDFPRSWLIPVLRDNTRETELQFFIRYFLPLAAKLKTRSLELQQSGHLVESKTYDVLQSQMWSLLPGFCTNPTDLCQSFKNIARILGSVLTDRPDLRPDVCSALRLLISKNVDNEENKAEVAKYAKNFLPILFNIYTTVDAEKKDYTRFTVLETIKTYLTVTDPKLVNNFLDKAMDKLSTEVASVVKHAVMDLCIAMVTHIDSDKLNKVYRTTVVPFLQSQDKTMQKKSYRILEEICGSSSDASQKFVEDNISELQEILLNTLASSISSSKAPRLRCLTYLVKRLSSEHSNFIESITGEIILCTKEVGIKARQAAFTLLIEVGNTMVRLNPDKTKQECLGRYVETVSAGLVGSPTMVSATIVALTRLLYELRDKLPSDVLGELIDGICILLKSRNRDIVQSALGFVKVLISVLSDIALAQHLQKLIDSVVTWNSDSRHHFRFKVKSLFGRLMKKYGYETIFKMVPENYRKMLKNTQKIQERNKKRKALKEANKVSDEDENESAPTHKTKPESIEELLQDTDSEDDMDEEEKKPKKRDRVAKKQKTAAWLQEDADEEPLDFLDPAVSKRVLATNPDLESTKKKAAAKHEFKTAPDGRLIITMDDDDDEGEETSKRKKASMDDLDVLMEESAPAKGNRKRKLEEDSDEEVITKYKAGGSGIHRPVKVAKRSNLPPGAEYRAKKAGGDMKRRGMPDPYAYVPLNMKQLNKRKKAKSSGQWKSIVKAARRGAKKGIQIKGQKRKGRK from the exons ATGGCAAGAGGTCCAGGACGAATTAAAGGTGGCAAAGGAAAGCGTTGGAAGAAGGGGCACAGTAGCAGTTCCAACCCACAAACAAAATCCCATCGACAAAATGCGAAAAGCCGATTCTTCCACCAAACAACTGCTG GTGGCAGTGGTCTTACTGAAACAGCACTAAAGCGACACAACCAAGCCGTGTTGGATGATGACGATGTTGAGATCCAGGATGTAGACAAACAAACTGTCAGTGACAGATCCTGTGGTACATTCATGAGTGGCCTCACTGATTGCACCAATCCTACATTTGACAAGGTCAAAAAATTTTGGGATAATAATTCAGCCAGCCACAAAGAG ATTTGTGCAGTTTTAGCAGCAGTCACTGAAGTGATTCGTGCACAGGGAGGCaaagaaactgaaactgaataTTTTGCTGCATTG GTAACAACTTTAGAGACAGTTGACACAGAAGAATCAAAAGCGGCTGTTCTTTATCTGCTCAACATGGTCATGAAAAG GATTGCTCCTTCAGTTCTCAAAAGTCGTTTTTCAATGGTCAGCAAACCCTTACTGGAGATCCTAGCACAGCACAGTGGCACAGCAGTTTCACCTCTACTCAGGTCAACTCTGTCGTGTTTAGCTACTCTACTGAGGGTACAAGAAATTGCAGTGTGGAATGATGCATCTACGCTGCAAGTTTATCATGGCATTCTTAGCTTCAGTATTCATCCAaagccaaag GTGCGTCGAGCTGCCCATCAGGCAGTGTGTGCAATACTGAAAGGAAGTACATTTATGAGTCAAGGAGACCCACCACCCTACCATCCTGCAGCGTCAGCTACTGCCAAGTTTTGCATTCAACAAATTGAGGATACTGGAG GTGCAGGAGAAGCCCATGCCACTCTTCATGTACTTGGATTGTTGAAGGATATCCTTGGTGTATTTCCTCAGAGTAGTCTTAAGTCAACCTGTGAGACAATCTTACGTGTCATGACTCTCAGCAATGTG CTTGTCATGTCATGTGCCATGCAGGCTCTGCACGGCATGTTTCTACTCAAACCAAAGCCCAGCAGTCTACCGGCAGATCTTAATGCTCAGCTGATCAATGCTTTATATGACTACCAGCCCAGCGAAAATGATGTACAGCCTTCGCTGGCGTGGCTCGCTGTCATGGAAAAAGCCCATAATAATCTGCAAAG GGTGGATGAAAGACTATGCATCAGTCACTTACCAAGGATTTTCAGCACTGCCATGAAATGTTTTGCGTCTGAAAAGCGAGAAATAACACAAGCAGCAACACAGACtctgaag GAATTACTTCAACACTGTGTGAAGCCAGCAGCTGAAAGACTTCAAAATGAAGTGAAGAGTGCCCCCAGTGGCTGTCTGACGTCAGGCCATAAAATGTTCAAAGCGGTTGAAAGTGGATTAGCTTATAAATATCACGCTTCTTGGGGACTTGTCTTGCAAGTATTAGGAGTGTTCTTTGAG GTACTGGGTAAAGAGTGCCCTGAGATGATGAAGAAATGTTTACAGTCGATTGCTGATCTCCGAAATACTCATCAGTTTCTGTACATCTATGAATTAGACAAAGCTGTGGGCATGGCAGTACGGACCATGGGACCAAGAATGGTCTTAGAGGCTATACCTCTACAGGTCACTGGAAATGA AGATAACTATGATTTCCCTAGAAGTTGGTTGATACCAGTATTGAGAGACAATACCAGAGAAACAGAGCTTCAATTCTTCATCAGATACTTCCTACCACTGGCTGCAAAGTTGAAAACCAGAT CATTGGAACTACAACAGAGTGGTCACCTGGTTGAAAGTAAAACTTATGATGTTCTCCAATCACAAATGTGGTCCTTGCTGCCTGGATTCTGTACCAATCCAACTGACCTCTGCCAGTCTTTCAAGAATATTGCTAGAATCTTGGGAAGTGTGCTGACGGACAGACCTGATTTAAGACCTGACGTGTGCAGCGCCCTCAGGCTATTGATTAGTAAGAATGTTGACAATG AGGAAAACAAAGCTGAAGTTGCTAAATATGCCAAGAACTTCCTTCCAATTCTCTTCAATATTTATACCACTGTTGATGCTGAGAAGAAAGATTACACCAGATTTACAGTCTTGGAAACCATCAAGACTTACCTCACTGTGACAGATCCTAAG CTTGTGAACAACTTCCTCGACAAAGCCATGGACAAACTGAGTACAGAGGTTGCATCTGTTGTCAAACATGCTGTCATGGATCTCTGTATTGCTATGGTAACACATATTGATTCAGACAAACTCAATAAAGTTTACAGAACAACAGTTGTACCATTTCTGCAG AGTCAAGACAAGACAATGCAGAAGAAATCATATCGCATTTTGGAAGAAATATGTGGCAGTTCATCAGATGCTAGTCAGAAATTTGTGGAGGATAATATATCAGAGTTGCAAGAAATACTACTCAATACTCTagcatcatcaatatcatcttCCAAAGCT cCAAGACTCAGATGTCTGACATACCTTGTGAAGAGGTTGTCTTCAGAACACAGTAACTTCATCGAGTCCATAACTGGAGAGATCATTCTGTGCACCAAGGAAGTTGGCATCAAAGCCAGACAGGCAGCATTTACATTACTTATTGAAGTTGGCAATACTATGGTCAGATTAAACCCTGATAAGACTAAACAAG AGTGTTTAGGTAGATACGTAGAAACAGTATCAGCTGGGCTGGTTGGTTCACCAACCATGGTCAGTGCTACAATTGTGGCTCTGACAAGATTATTATATGAACTTAGAG ACAAACTTCCCAGTGATGTGTTAGGAGAACTCATCGATGGCATCTGCATACTCTTGAAATCTCGCAATCGTGATATCGTCCAGTCTGCATTGGGCTTTGTCAAAGTTCTCATAAGTGTTCTGAGTGATATAGCCCTGGCTCAACACCTGCAAAAGCTG ATTGATAGCGTGGTGACTTGGAACAGTGACAGTCGACATCACTTCAGATTCAAAGTGAAGAGTCTTTTTGGTAGACTAATGAAGAAATACGG GTATGAaactattttcaaaatggtGCCTGAAAATTACCGCAAAATGCTGAAGAACACCCAgaaaatacaggaaagaaataAAAAGAGGAAAGCGCTGAAGGAAGctaataaagtgtctgatgaaGACGAAAACGAAAGTGCTCCGactcacaaaacaaaaccagaAAG TATTGAAGAATTGCTGCAAGATACTGACTCTGAAGACGATATGGATGAGGAGGAAAAGAAACCGAAGAAGAGAGACAGGGTTGCTAAGAAACAAAAGACTGCTGCTTGGTTACAAGAGGATGCAGATGAAGAACCTCTTGATTTCTTGGATCCAGCTGTCTCAAAGAGAGTGCTGG CCACAAATCCTGATTTGGAATCTACCAAGAAGAAAGCTGCTGCAAAACATGAGTTTAAAACAGCCCCAGATGGCAGACTGATCATAAcaatggatgatgatgatgatgaaggggAAGAAACCAGTAAGAGGAAAAAAGCCAGTATGGATGATCTGGATGTACTCATGGAAGAATCTGCCCCTGCCAAG